A DNA window from Octopus sinensis linkage group LG25, ASM634580v1, whole genome shotgun sequence contains the following coding sequences:
- the LOC115224449 gene encoding chymotrypsin-C-like has product MLKVLFLFAASLLIIDVSTAPNLQIVNGFAAKRCEFPSVVHLMITDQSDEGENNSRCAATIIDSTHLLTAAHCLEDGDPSIKISIGSVVEEETVESLNTSSFIVHENYTRTNTFIFNDIAIVILHQPINFTKCVKAAKIAEKNATFDNRTCETIGWGRTKLNGPASKILLKTKLTSISFETCLNQSQLIILPGFICAGDFKPGGAHTCYGDSGGPLYCPDANGDMVLAGITSFGVDCYSDINVFSSIAFHSDWIMEHMN; this is encoded by the exons ATGTTAAAGGTGTTATTCCTCTTCGCAGCTTCTCTGCTCATCATTGATGTCTCCACAG CCCCCAATCTACAAATTGTGAATGGTTTTGCAGCCAAACGGTGTGAGTTCCCTTCAGTTGTTCATTTAATGATTACGGATCAATCAGATGAGGGGGAAAACAACAGCCGGTGTGCTGCCACCATTATTGACTCCACCCATCTCCTGACAGCAGCTCATTGTCT CGAAGATGGTGACCCCAGCATCAAGATCAGTATTGGTTCCGTGGTTGAAGAAGAGACAGTTGAATCTTTAAACACATCGTCATTCATTGTTCATGAGAATTACACAAGAACTAATACTTTCATCT TTAATGACATTGCCATTGTCATCCTGCACCAGCCGATAAACTTCACAAAATGTGTCAAAGCAGCAAAAATTGCCGAGAAAAATGCAACATTTGACAACAGGACGTGTGAGACCATTGGTTGGGGAAGAACaaaat TAAATGGGCCAGCATCGAAGATTCTTCTCAAAACGAAACTGACCAGCATCTCTTTTGAGACCTGTTTAAATCAATCACAGTTGATCATCTTACCTGGTTTTATATGTGCTGGAGATTTTAAACCCGGTGGAGCTCATACATGCTAT gGCGATTCCGGTGGGCCTCTTTATTGTCCAGATGCCAATGGGGACATGGTTTTGGCTGGAATAACATCGTTTGGAGTTGATTGCTACAGTGATATCAATGTGTTCAGCAGTATTGCTTTCCATTCTGACTGGATAATGGAGCATATGAATTGA